From one Candidatus Acididesulfobacter guangdongensis genomic stretch:
- a CDS encoding phosphatase PAP2 family protein translates to MLKYILHLDTLLFLFINNNFHFSMLNENMRAVTFLGNGWVVYWLVLLFVYIYNRQNFKKSFFLLFITQLVPGIFDIILKRLINRPRPIVAMHKLIEQGLVHIDLLGRHLTEYSFPSGHSTTAFSLAVALAYFFPKHYKLFYILAAIVAFSRVYDGEHYPLDVIAGGILGYGFAKLTLIIYQRITKTNGYNFEKP, encoded by the coding sequence ATGCTTAAATACATATTACATTTAGATACGCTGCTGTTCTTATTTATAAATAATAATTTTCATTTTTCAATGCTCAACGAAAATATGAGGGCAGTCACATTCTTAGGAAACGGCTGGGTTGTATACTGGCTTGTCTTATTATTTGTTTATATTTATAACAGACAAAATTTTAAAAAATCTTTCTTTTTGTTATTTATTACTCAATTGGTTCCAGGCATATTTGATATTATCTTAAAAAGATTAATAAACAGACCGAGACCAATCGTCGCAATGCATAAATTGATAGAACAGGGTTTGGTGCATATCGACCTGCTGGGAAGACATCTTACCGAATATTCTTTCCCTTCAGGTCATTCAACAACAGCTTTTTCGTTAGCCGTTGCCCTTGCTTATTTTTTTCCTAAACATTACAAACTATTTTATATATTAGCCGCAATCGTCGCGTTTTCAAGGGTATATGACGGCGAACATTATCCTCTTGATGTAATTGCAGGAGGCATTTTAGGATACGGTTTTGCTAAACTTACATTAATAATTTATCAAAGAATTACAAAAACAAACGGATATAATTTTGAAAAACCTTAA